The following are encoded together in the Streptomyces tsukubensis genome:
- a CDS encoding inorganic phosphate transporter: MDTFALIVTIGVALGFTYTNGFHDSANAIATSVSTRALTPRAALAMAAVMNLAGAFLGSGVAKTVSEGLIETPHGNRGMWILFAALVGAIVWNLVTWYFGLPSSSSHALFGGMVGAAMAGGIGVIWSGVIDKIVIPMFLSPVVGLVIGYLVMCAILWLFRKSNPHKAKRGFRIAQTVSAAGMALGHGLQDAQKTMGVVVMALVISDVQGSGDPIPVWVKITCALMLSLGTYAGGWRIMRTLGRKIIELDPPQGFAAETTGASIMFSTAFLFHAPISTTHVITSAIMGVGATKRVNAVRWGVAKNIILGWFITMPAAAIVAAVSFWIVDLAFL; this comes from the coding sequence GTGGACACCTTCGCACTGATCGTGACCATTGGTGTCGCGCTCGGATTTACCTATACCAATGGCTTTCACGACTCCGCGAACGCTATCGCCACGTCGGTCTCCACTCGGGCGCTGACCCCGCGTGCGGCGCTCGCCATGGCCGCGGTGATGAACCTCGCGGGTGCCTTCCTCGGCAGTGGGGTCGCCAAGACGGTCAGTGAGGGTCTGATCGAGACCCCGCACGGCAACCGGGGGATGTGGATCCTCTTCGCCGCGCTGGTCGGTGCCATCGTCTGGAACCTCGTCACCTGGTACTTCGGGCTGCCGTCCTCGTCGTCGCACGCGCTGTTCGGCGGCATGGTGGGCGCGGCGATGGCCGGCGGTATCGGGGTGATCTGGTCCGGGGTGATCGACAAGATCGTCATCCCGATGTTCCTGTCTCCCGTGGTCGGTCTCGTCATCGGCTATCTCGTGATGTGCGCGATCCTGTGGCTCTTCAGGAAGTCCAACCCGCACAAGGCGAAGCGCGGATTCCGTATAGCGCAGACCGTCTCCGCCGCGGGTATGGCGCTCGGCCACGGTCTGCAGGACGCGCAGAAGACCATGGGTGTCGTCGTGATGGCCCTGGTCATCTCCGACGTGCAGGGTTCCGGTGACCCGATTCCGGTCTGGGTGAAGATCACCTGCGCGCTGATGCTCTCCCTCGGTACCTACGCAGGTGGCTGGCGCATCATGCGTACGCTCGGTCGCAAGATCATCGAGCTGGATCCGCCGCAGGGGTTCGCCGCCGAGACCACCGGCGCTTCGATCATGTTCTCCACCGCGTTCCTCTTCCACGCGCCCATCTCCACCACTCACGTCATCACCTCGGCGATCATGGGTGTCGGCGCGACCAAGCGGGTCAACGCGGTCCGCTGGGGCGTCGCCAAGAACATCATTCTCGGCTGGTTCATCACCATGCCTGCGGCGGCGATCGTGGCGGCTGTGAGTTTCTGGATCGTCGATCTGGCGTTCCTGTAG